The following nucleotide sequence is from Salvia splendens isolate huo1 chromosome 2, SspV2, whole genome shotgun sequence.
ccttttcttttttctttcttctttgttTTCTAGATTCAGCTTTTCTACTCCCTCTTTCATCTACCAGGGATGATTCTTTTGTACGAACAGTTTCAATTGGCGCACCAAGCTCAGCAAGAGAACTCTCCAGTGCTGATCTCATTACCAGTTTCGAAATCTGCTGGTCATCAAGAAGATGGCCCTTGGACTGTTTTTCCTCAAGCAGCTCAATCTGTTGCAACTTTTTCCTCAACGCTCTGATTCTTTTGTGGACACCTTCAACTGCAGCATCATCGGATTGTAAAAAGCCATCTAACCTATGAGCTCCTTCTTTGCATAAAATTAGCCCTTTTGTACCATCATCGCGTGTCCTAAGTGTATCATCTTCACCATTCTCTTCGTCATCACTATTTACAATAGCTGGAAATTTAGCTGTGGGTGTAGGAAGCTGACGAAAACTCCAAGGCTCTGATGACTTCAAGTCTAGAAGTTTCTCAAGATCAACCAAAATATCCAATGACACACCAGCAAAAGTTTGCGCTGATACTGCAAGTATATAGTCTAGGTTGCGAATGACAATCTCCTGCAGCAAGTTTTGGCATCTTTCAGGAAAGAAGAAGCTTACAAACAAACAATGTAATGATATTGTGAAGAAATCAGTAAGTTCAGTAACAAGGCAGAATTCTCTAACACCTCAACAGAGAACATCAAATTCTAATTGTAAATTCAAGTGACCTTCGAAGGTGAAATGATAATGTGAAGAAATCAGTAAAAGAAATTAGTCAAAAGAAATATAAGTTCAGTCAACAAGACAGAATTCTCTACCACCTGAGAACATCACATTCTAATTGCAATTTCAAGCAACCTTCGAAGGTGTTGCAAGTATTTAGCACAAGATATAATTTAATGCAAAAAAAGTGATCAGCATCATAAAGTTATATTGAATTTCCCAACTATTTGTAACTTGCAAGTTCTCTTCGTAATCAAGGATCACCAAGTAGAAGCTCGCCTATGATGCAAAAACTTGCTCATGATCCTACAGCAGAAACTCTTGTTGAGGCTATGAAAAAGCCACAAGCTATTTAGTTGTTTTTTTAGATGTGTCTAGTTGGCTATGTTGATATGAACTAATCAAGGAAAATCAATATCATGACTTTGCATAAGACATCCCTTGAATCAGGTGATAACTACAGCTGAACGGCTCGATCCATAAAGAGTCTACAAATGAATATTGCACAATTAGGAAAAGTTGATGTGGATAACAACAAAAGAGTTGTTGAAACAGACCTCACAATGTCTCTTGAGATCATCTGCTCCCAATGAATCAGCAATTTCGAGCACTTGTATGGCATTTCTTGGCTCAACCAAATGCTCTGCAGCTACCTTTTCACAGAGACTTTTTAAGCTTGGGACACTTGGCTTTTCATAAGAATTTCTAGAACTGGGCAGTGCTGGATTTTCATTATCATCTTTCACATCAGACAAGAAATCCTCATTCTCCACATCATCAAACATGAAGCCTTCACGAAGTTCATCTAATTCACCCTTGACCTTTTGTTTTGGACTACCATCAGAAAACTGGGGAAGGAAGCATGGATGATAGAGTGAGATAACAATCAGTAAATGCGTTTCTCCAACAGATACTGAGGTTGCCTTCTTCACCCCATGCAGCCTAGTTGGAGTAGGTGGAGAATCTTGTCCCTTCTTACCATCCCACATGTAAGTATCACCAGTCACTGTAACTGCAGCGGTCCAGTACTTTCCCGCAGATATGCTAGCTATTCCTTTCCCACATAGTGAATGTAACTGCAGGAGAGATGTGCATTCATTAATTATGAGAAATGTTCAGTAAAGGACATAATGGTAAAGAGGAACCTCACAAGGCAAAGTAATACCTGGTGACACTGAAGTTCGGGATCTGAAGATGACCAGAAGAACAATGCACCATCATCTGTCAGCGCTATGCTGTGTATCATCCCAGCAGCTATAGCAACAACAGTAAGGCGTTCCTTGCGATGAAATTTCAGCACAGAATTTCCAGCTTTCTTTATGTTTCTAGCAATCGTTACACGCCTGGGGTTAACAAGTCGATGACCCCAAGTGAACACCTGCCAACCGTCATAAATTGAAAACCATCCATTCCAGGTATttcatatatacaaaactcaaaagaaaattttaataaaatatttataccTCCCCATCAGACCCTAAAACAATAGTGTGATACTTTGCTGCAGAGACTCCAACAAGGTGTTTACCCTTTAAGTATGCCACTAACCTTGGGCTGTAATTTGAAGCTGAGTTAGAGGTACCATAACCTAGTTGGCCTTCTCTATTGCAACCCCATGTATATATCTCACCAGCCTCTGAAACTACTGCTGTATGTTTATTAGCGGCAGAAACAGCCATTATTCGTGCCTTCAAGGAACTGACTCTACGAGGAGTGGGTTGTGTGTCAACAGAAGTATAGCCAAGCTGACCCTCTGCAGAACATTGATAGAGGTATAATTACTTCCAGACGTAACATGATATCAAACAAAATGTTGCGATTTCATGATATAAAAAATGTGGGCAGTTAATCTGCCTTAAATTATATGAACAAGCATGATTAGTTATAACTGCAGAGGCTAGCAGGAGTTCTAACTTGGTCATATTATATAATATCTACCTCTATTGGAACCCCATGTAAATACTTCTCCACCCTCTGTCACAACAACAGTGTGATGCTTAGCAGCGGCAACAGCTCTAACTCGACATGCACCTAAACCCATTGTCACTTGACGAGGAGTGATGACTGCAGCTTGACCACTAACAAAAGAAAGATGGTTAAGCTCATGATTATCAACAGAAAACATCGTAGCTGTACAGGGAGAGCCTAAATTCTGATGTTCCTGCTAAATTATTTGATCACATAATGGCGAAGCACATCGTTCAATTAGGTGAAGAGTTATGGTACTTTTGAAGAGTTATGGTACTTTGAGAAAACATTCAAACTAGTAGTTGAAAGAATAATTTCTTATTTAGATGCACGAAAGCTTGCCAAAATCTTCAAACATTGAGGAATAAGTATGAACACCAAAATTAAATCCATGTCACCTGTGTATATCAAAATCAGGATGCCCTAAGCGGCCACCCCTTCCAAATCCCCAAGTGTAAACATCCCCACAAGCAGTAACTGCCACACTGTGGAACTTTGCAGCAGAAATGGATTTGATGAATGAGCCATGAAAAGATTCCACTTTGCATGGTAACTTCTGGATGTGTGCATTTCCAGTTCCAAGTTGATAGTTTACACCACTGCCCCAGCTGAAGACCTCTGTATCTAcagaaaattaaaagaaaatagatcAATATCCTAGCTTATGTCAGCAAAAACCAAGAAAATTATATTTGAGGATACAGCCATATACCCAAACTGTTTTGCTTGCCAACAGCCTGCAGAACAGGCCCAGATAAGAGATCGACAGGCGTTCTAGATTTTGAATCCCCCAGTGTCAACGAGGCGCCAAACTGGAGGAGGACACAAGCAACTGCTAAATGCCCAAAATGGAGAGCCCTGTGAAGGCTACTCCACCCCGATTCCCCATCCTGGCAAGAAGTAAACTGATTTTAGAGGAAATGATGAAACCATTTCTGCATTAATGGACTCATGATACTGAAGCTTGAGATCTTTTATCCTTTTCTGCACCACCAAGATGGGCACATTCACGTAAAATAGCACTCCCTTGTATATTTCTTTTTGCACGTGATAACCCTTTTAATAACCATTAAACATTTCTTGCAATACAATGGCATAAAATAATGGAACTTACATCAAGATTATTGCATCCATCGATTTGGTCAATTTAACTTTCTTCATACACTAGAAAAAAATGCACCACTTTCAAAGAAATTTGGTGAACGCTCTGtatcattaattttaaaattacatttCTCATGCTCCAATCTGCAAACATGATAAGGAGTTCCCACTTATTCTCCCCTCCGTATTCTCTGGCTCTTCTATACAAGATTATGATCCccaaaggaaaagaaaatcaaTTATGATACCCAAAGGGCAGAGAAACACGATCCAGCATGCGATGACCGAGATCAAGAAACAACTCCAAACTAGTCATCATACAATAACTCAGTAAGCATCGAACTTAATGTTGAGCAGTAGAAGATCAGAACGAAAAAATATACCCTTGCATTAGGGTCTGCACCAGCTTCAAGAAGCCTTCTTACAACCGGTATATGGTTCCTCCAAGTAGCAATATGCAAAGGAGTAAGCCCAAACAGGTTCCTTGCATTAATATTTCCACCATTTTTCTGTAGCATCACCAAGGCTGAATCTACATCAGATAAAGAGCTCTCCCGCACAATCAACCAGAGATCCTTACTCTGATTAACACATTTAAGAGATGTTTTCTGGGATGGTGGCGAAACCAAACCCTCCATTGGAATAAATATATGACTACAAGCAAGCTTTTTAGATCTGCTGCCACTTTGGTAAATCCTCACTCTAGATATAGAATTACAGATGAGTGTAACTCAGTGATCCTGCTGGTATTGCAGGGGAACCAATTTATATcgttgaaaataataataaaagaaggCATTCAGCGGCACCGTTCACCATGTTACTATAAAAAGCACTTGATTGATACTTTTCACGAACCACTGACAAGCCATTATTCAAAAAACATTCTGGAGACTAATTGAACTCTGCAAAGTTAAGCATTGGGTGAGCAACTGTAGCAGTATGCAATAAGCTATAGACGCGCATAACAAAGAGGAAATCTACAAATTTTCTTGAGTCCCTTAATCTTACAAATATATTACTATAAAGTACCTTTGCAATAGAATATGACATTTAAGTTCGATAGGGAAATTAGGAAAGGAAAAAAATCCCAGTAAGCCAGGAAAGTAGTTACTCGCCGAGAAATAATCAACAAGATCATTCAAATGCCTCGCACAAACTATATCAAGTTGGATCCTTCGTGATCAAATCAGGTCACAAAATGCATTGAAAAACTAAAATAGTCTGAATTACCCACATTATAAACATGACTGATCTGAACTCGAGCTCGCAAAccaaacacacacaaaaatcGGAACATGATTCAGCATTCTCATTTAAGCAAATTTGACCATCGAAATTCCACCGCGTTTCTCAATATCCTAAAGGGGAATTATCTCAATTGTTAAACTACAACGCTATAAATTAAAGCCACATTCAATTTTGGCATTGAAGTAATGGAACAGGCGCTctaccccaccccaccccacggttgcttaaaatataatcatatcCAGATAAAGAAAGATTGGATCTTGAAAATCAGAAATAGGGGAAAAGGAAAGAAGACATATGTACAGATATTTGATTACACAAATAAGAGGCGAACACTAAAAAGATCGCATCTTCACGACCGAGAAAAAAATTTTGGGGAGAAATAACGCAATATAAAGGAACACTACAATTTAAGGAATAGAAGTCCACCTTGGTTTATTAGGACAAGTCCATCACATTCATCGGAGAAGAATTTGCAACAGCCATGCCAAGTTCagcactctctctctctctctatgtgCATTTGTGATTGGTTTGGTGCTAGTTTTAATTCACAGTGAATCTACCACGGCAGCGAGGACCGAATATACCCCAAAAAAAAACCGTGAAGCAAAGGTGAAGAACTCATCGATGAGCTGAGGGGCATTCTCGTAAATTACACTAATTTATTCGGACCAAAATACCCCCATTTTTTTGTAGACATTGACGCCCAAGGATTTTATAGAAATTTGCGGCCACGATTTCACCGCCACAGCCTCACCGATCACCCGTATCTAGCAACTATCAATGCTATGCTGacatgtgtcatcttagttgggattCTCCCGCTAATTCTGATTTTCCTGCCCCAAGAACATAAGgacacccgcaacgcgttacgcgggtggctcaAGTCCCGTCCCTCAgtgacgagacgggcgcgggacgcattgcagcgtcccgtcccgTCACCATCCCGCCGAGACAGCGCGcaagctgtctcgccacgcgcttgcgCGACGTGGCCGCTCTGGggcgatgcgtgacgcccactcgccggtccgcgagtgggtttcgtcacgctgacgcaataaatcatttttttaaaaaaataaaaaacggtaatattaccgttttcgactgttttcccttttttttactctatagatactcctatttcatcctaatttcacacacaaacacacatctaatcctctcaaatcatccctctttccactccaattttcatctcaaatcatatcttttattcttctctcaaagttaatcgatttaatggatccatttgagcaaatgcgtcgaataatggaagaatcacttgaagaagatcgacgtcgggaggcggaggaagccgcgccgccccaaagacgctctcggacttacatccatcgtaaccgggaggaagctgccgcaaggttagtacgcgactacttatgcgataacccggtatggggagatacctacttccgtcgtcgTTTCCACATGCGGctaccgctatttctccacatcgcaaatacattggcggcccggtaagagttcttccaagaaaggtttgacgccgtcggccgtcccagccacacgatgctgcagaaatgtactgcagcaattcgtcagcttgcgactggacaaacggcggatgtgttcgacgaatacctccacattggagaaagcactgggagaatgtgtttGATCCAATTCTGTAAAGGCGTCCGGATATCCTTCATCGACGAATTTCTCcagaagccaagcacgacagattgccagcttctgctccgccttcacgaagaagtgcacggattccccgggatgcttggcagcgtcgattgcatgcactggcaatggaagaattgcccggtggcgtggagggggtcgtacacgagcggccacaaaggcacccaccccaccgttatactcgaggtcgttgccgactaccggctatggatctggcatgcgtacttcggggtcctcGGCTCGAActacgacataaacgtgctccaccaatccgacctcttcgccgaagttttggatggtaaagcgacggccatcaacttcaccgctaacaaccggcgctataaaatgaagtactatcttgccgacgacatctacccaaagtggccaaccttcgtgaagacgtgcaccaGGCCTGTGAATGCaaaacaggctctttttgcgcagaagcaggaggctactcggaaggatgtggagcgggcgttcggggttctccaagcgcgcttcaacattatcaaagctccggctcgtacgtggttcatggagagcatggtcgacatcatgtatacgtgcataatcttgcacaacatgattgtccaagacgaaggacccgaggtgggaaattggttcgaccctgaagcccccggaagctcaaccgcaagtagtccgcctcgaagtggagtgtatccgtctatacaagaacggttgtctattcgggtagggacacgcgactctaccgcccacgcccaactccaagatgatctaattgagcacatttgggcaaactttggcaacCAGTAGACGCACATCATCGTCggtagaaattaaattatgtatttttcattttttaggatttttaattatgttttgttttattgttttaagaatgtaatgctgtaattttattttatttaatgaaatgtgtttttattaattgaatttgttggaaataaaaataaataatgaaaatgaatttAGTGCATCAAAATATACAGAGTTGAATGACCTGACGTGGACTTCATCAAACAGTGATCGATGACATTTGCTTTTTCTCATACGCATctattataaatttggtttgacTAAGATTTTCTTCCGCCCGTGGAATTTTTATGGTCaataatttgcattttaatttctaatattttaaattatgtctttttttatttattttgccacgaattcaattatgtattttttttaggattttaagttgtatttttattttatttaatgaagtgtgttttttattaattgaatttgttggaaataaaaataaaaaatgaaattgaatgaatagtaatttaagagacggttaagggacggataaaagatggagggttgcaggttccgtccatttgttaagagatggagtaaaaaagtacagtggggcccataaatagtaatttaagagacggttaagggacaaataagagacagcgttggaGATGGCCTAAGAATATGTTAAAGTAGAATCTAACTCTTTATCTATAGTTAATTACTTAATTCTCATACATAAGAAATATTTCAATGAAACAAATTATTTACATCATATCAtcccatttattttatttctttatccTATTAAAtagttttcatattttttaaacaAATGAACTACTATTTGGTTATATTTTATCATcagtcttactttattttctcttcgtcttattttattctcttcccTTCACATATTAAATatctaatactagtatatttcttaatcttcatACGAAAATGAAATATCTCAATTAACATGGAACAGAAGGAGTATAAGAAAAATGCAAAGGAAATGTGGATATACTATTAGAGATTGttggtttgcaagattatatcttaTGTATTGAATATGTATTATATTTAGTTCATGGGATTGGATAcacattttgttttattcttgttggaaagaaataaaagagGATCAAATCACAAGGAAGGAAATCATAGGAGATTTGTGATTGATTGATATTTACCGTGTAATTGGCAATTAGCATTAGGGTAAATCTTTACCAAATTTGTATAATTCACCTCCTATATAAAGGATTGTATATCATAGGAAGGATAATCAAGTTGAATAAAAATCGATATttcaacatggcatcagagTCAATTAGGCtcagaaaatactcatcatagcCCCATACCATTTCTCGACCTAAGGCAGAATCAAGCCATGGCCGACGAAGCCAAAGCCAAACTATCAGACGACCACAAACCAAAAATGAGCAAGAATGTTACCGTCGCCGTTAAGCTCAATGGAACGAACTATTCGTTGTGGGCACGGCTAATGAAAATCCAGATTGGGAGTAGGAGGGTACTCCGACACATCAACGGCAACCCGCCACCACCCAAACCAGGGGCGGCCGATTACACGGAGTGGGAGGAGACAGATTTGATTGTCTTCTCGTGGATTTTGGACAACATCGAGACAGACATCGTCATCGATTTTGCACACCATCAAACGGCCGAAGCACTATGGAAGAGCTTGGCCGTGACTTTTGAGAGCACAACCGACCCTTTTTTGCTCTTCGACCTAGAAGAAAAAGCAGAACATATCAAGCAAGGTGAGCAAAATCTTGAAACTTATTGGCGTCACTTACATGAAACTTGGATTGACGTAGATAGGTGCCAAGAACAGCCCGTAACGTGCTGTGACAAAGGGATCGGGCAGTTCCGGAAGTACGTTGAAACACAGCGGTTATTCAAATTCTTAACCGGCCTAAACCCAAGATATGATCAGTTGAAGCGTGAAGTAATCAAGGATAAAATGTGGCCCTCAGCCGAGGCCGCGTACGGTTGGATCAAGAGGGAGGCCGCCCGGCTCAAAATCATGCCGGCAACCACCATTGAACCCACCGTCGCAACCAACGACGCATCATCATCGAGCGGGATTGGGCTTGGATTCGCGGCCCGCAACCAGCAGCGGGGTGGACAGCAGCCACCGCATCGAATCGGAGCACCAACAACTCAAAATCGCCGACCGTTCAAACCGGACAAATCAAAATTGTGGTGCTCACACTGTGGGAAAAACAAGCATACCAAGGAATCATGCTTCTTGCTCGTCGGCTTCCCAGAATGGTGGGACGAAAATCAAAGGGCCAAGGCGAAGCTAGCAATCGGGGTAACCGAAAATGGAGAGGGTCTGTTTCCGGCGACCGGAGCGGGCAACCAAGAGGCCGCCAACACTCACGGAAGACAGGAGAATAGAGGCGGCGCGATTGGAGAAGCGGCAGTCGCCGATTACAGACAGAGCGGCGGATCTGTTGGAGGTAAAGGGTTAGGGGTGTTTAACCCTAACCCTGATTTAATATTTGCACATAAGTTCTCCAACTTTAGAAATCCCCATTCCATACCCCATCATGATTTAGTTTTTGCACATAAGTCCCCCAATTTCAGTAAACCCCATTCCATACCCCATGCTGAGAATAATGTGCAATTGAACCCCATAAATACTCGAAATACTAAAAATAACCCCACAACTTCAGAAATCTCGTTTATTACCCCAAATTATTTTGCACCTCTTAAAAATACCCATATTGTGTGCATGGCGAGAAAATTACAGGGTAGAACTACGAGTGACTGGATATTTGACTGTGGGGCTACGGACACTATGAcctatgataaaaatgatttttctgTATTTAATGGGGCAACCAAAAGTCAAATTCAGACTGCGGATGGGGAATTGACGTCTGTAAGTGGGAgtggatatcaggacgaggaggataattgggcgtggcactgagcgtcaaggcctctactatgtggatgagatagctcaccaAGGTGGCGCCGCAATGCTTGCTCACAGATCTGCTGAAagagaagcttggttgtggcaccggAGAATGGGTCATCCCTCACCGGGTTATTTTAAATTGCTTTTTCCAAAATTTTCGCATCTTAAAGACATTTCTTGTGAGTCATGTGTTTTGGCTAAAAATCATAGACAATCTTTTAAATCCAGTAATACTCGTGTTAAAGATATTTTTTCTATTGTTCATGCTGATGTGTGCGGCCCTGCGCCTGTtactggtgatcatggttttagaTATTTCCTTCTCTTTGTCGATGACTGCACTAGAATGACCtgggtatattttttgcgaaataaatctgaagtttttgaaaaattttccatctttttaaaaatgattcagACACAATTTCACAAAACTATCTCGGTTCTTAGGTCAGACAATGGTAGGGAATTTGTCAATAAAGACATGGAAGActtttttaagaaaaatgggTTAGTTCACCAAACCACTTGTCCTTATACAccggaacaaaatggggtggcagaAAGAAAAAACAGAATTTTTCTTGAAATAACTCGAGCCttgttttttgactcaaatgttCCAAAATTCCTTTGGCCCGAAGCGGTAGCTACCTCAGTATATCTTGTAAATCGTCTTCCTACAAAAATACTTGACATGAAAACACCTATTCAAATTCTTTCCAGATTGACAAAAATCCCCGAACCGCTTACCCTTCCGCTCAAAATTTTTGGATGCTCTGTCTATGTTCATATACCAAAACATGAGCGAACAAAGTTTTCGGCATGTGCCGTGAAATGTGTTTTTCTTGGATACGGGATTAATCAAAAGGGTTATAGATGTTATGATCCGTCATCTAGAAAAATAATCACCACtatgaattgtaattttcttgaATGTGAATATTTCTATCACACCCAACTtcggggtcagggggagagtaataATAGCCTAAGGGATGTAAGTGGACCCCCAAGTTGGTTGGTGCCTCAATCAAGTAACTCAGAGGCGGAACTAACAGAACAAGCTAGCGTCACCGCCGAGCAGGTCACATCCATGGTAGATCCTCCTCAGCCAACCACGCCTCAGTCCAATTCTCCTTcagtgatatccgaggtaaatcCCGAACCCGACTCTGAAAGTACAATTATACCTGACAACCTTGAGACAGATGAGGTCACCGCTATTGATGGGGATACTGGACGATACATTCTTCCTCCGCGCAGCACCCGGGGAATCCCTCCGAAGAGGTACAGTCCAGAGAAGATAGGGGCGAAAAGCAGATACTCAGTGGCGAATCATGCGAAAGCCAATCTCACAGAAATGGCTAAGACATTCACTACAAcactatatgaagaagaagaaattcctcaaACTGCAGAGGAGGCCATGAAAATAGACCATTGGAGGAAGGCAATGGTGGTGGAAATGAAAGCACTGATGAAGAGCGAGACATGGGAAGTGTGTGACAAACCAGAGGGGGTACGAGCtgtgggatgcagatgggtATTCACCATAAAGAGGAGGCCAGACGGGTCGGTCGAGCGATATAAGGCAAGGCTGGTAGCGAAAGGGTACACTCAGACgtatggagttgattatgccGAGACTTTTTCTCCAGTTGCCAAGATAAATACGATCAGGGTTCTCTTCTTCATTGCAGCCAATAAAGAATGGCCgctacaccagtttgatgtcaCCAATGCCTTTCTACATGGTGAACTCCCAAAGCCGATTTATATGGAGGCCCCACCAGGATTCTcagaagactttgaaggaggGAAAATATGCAGGCTAAAGAAAACTTTGTACGGATTAAAGCAGTCGCCTCGAGcttggtttggaagatttacagaagtaatgaagaagtatgagtACAGTCAAAGCAATTCCTACCACACCTTGTTTCTGAAGAAAAGGGAAGGAAAGATCACCTGCCttatcatctatgtagatgatatgattCTTACTGGCGATGACAAGGAGGAAATCGAGAAGCTGAGACAGAATCTATTTTCagaatttgaaatgaaggacctTGGACTACTGAAGTACTTTCTGGGAATAGAAGTGCTAAGATC
It contains:
- the LOC121792288 gene encoding uncharacterized protein LOC121792288; the protein is MEGLVSPPSQKTSLKCVNQSKDLWLIVRESSLSDVDSALVMLQKNGGNINARNLFGLTPLHIATWRNHIPVVRRLLEAGADPNARDGESGWSSLHRALHFGHLAVACVLLQFGASLTLGDSKSRTPVDLLSGPVLQAVGKQNSLDTEVFSWGSGVNYQLGTGNAHIQKLPCKVESFHGSFIKSISAAKFHSVAVTACGDVYTWGFGRGGRLGHPDFDIHSGQAAVITPRQVTMGLGACRVRAVAAAKHHTVVVTEGGEVFTWGSNREGQLGYTSVDTQPTPRRVSSLKARIMAVSAANKHTAVVSEAGEIYTWGCNREGQLGYGTSNSASNYSPRLVAYLKGKHLVGVSAAKYHTIVLGSDGEVFTWGHRLVNPRRVTIARNIKKAGNSVLKFHRKERLTVVAIAAGMIHSIALTDDGALFFWSSSDPELQCHQLHSLCGKGIASISAGKYWTAAVTVTGDTYMWDGKKGQDSPPTPTRLHGVKKATSVSVGETHLLIVISLYHPCFLPQFSDGSPKQKVKGELDELREGFMFDDVENEDFLSDVKDDNENPALPSSRNSYEKPSVPSLKSLCEKVAAEHLVEPRNAIQVLEIADSLGADDLKRHCEEIVIRNLDYILAVSAQTFAGVSLDILVDLEKLLDLKSSEPWSFRQLPTPTAKFPAIVNSDDEENGEDDTLRTRDDGTKGLILCKEGAHRLDGFLQSDDAAVEGVHKRIRALRKKLQQIELLEEKQSKGHLLDDQQISKLVMRSALESSLAELGAPIETVRTKESSLVDERGSRKAESRKQRRKKKEKEARKEEGSSDLAIDSKPGNMKGFMDAEVHEEINNKVQDKAADSGSFVAIQETKVPKSHSKKAAGDVPLNATASPTASKKKNRKGGLSMFLSGALDDVPKTVAPPPPVVMPKSEGPAWGGAKASQGSKSLRIIQDEQSKIETKPTKKKECEDHSEGNNGKLPLSSFICSSPIAMTPARKAPIPDGDRNTPPWAASGTPPSLSRPSLRDIQFQQGKQQLGVSHSPKNSTTGFSVMNGLGSPLESAGSNRWFKAEVDAPSSIRSIQIEERAIKDLKRFYGNVRIVKNQS